The following are from one region of the Hymenobacter sp. YIM 151858-1 genome:
- a CDS encoding GAF domain-containing protein has product MAYVQPDSLIPDNELDRLRTLYHYQILNTTYEKVFDDFVALTAQLFNLPISLLSLIDEEEVYFKANSGMDGLPATLPRADSLCSAAVLEEATLVFPDLTQERCNLVNPAVAESAGLRSYAGAPLRMPNGHNIGTLCVIGREPRAFTAGEEELLMHLAKLVSLTIEVRSVLLQQELAEQWQQTQAQLQTQLLDASTLARYLAARTNGAAYFSEDVQQTVVRRLDDIAQVLRRQLAEVHRLASKA; this is encoded by the coding sequence ATGGCTTACGTACAACCCGATTCGCTGATTCCCGATAATGAGCTGGACCGCTTGCGCACGCTCTATCATTATCAGATACTTAACACTACGTACGAGAAGGTTTTTGACGACTTCGTAGCCCTTACCGCTCAGTTGTTTAACCTACCGATTTCGCTGCTCTCCCTGATCGACGAAGAGGAGGTTTATTTCAAGGCCAACAGCGGCATGGATGGGCTGCCGGCAACCCTGCCCCGCGCCGACAGCCTGTGCTCGGCCGCGGTGCTCGAAGAGGCCACCCTGGTATTTCCCGACCTTACCCAGGAGCGCTGCAACCTGGTGAACCCGGCCGTGGCCGAGTCGGCGGGGTTGCGCTCCTACGCGGGCGCGCCTTTGCGCATGCCCAACGGGCACAACATTGGTACGCTGTGCGTTATCGGGCGCGAGCCCCGCGCGTTTACGGCAGGCGAAGAGGAGCTGCTGATGCACCTGGCCAAACTCGTGAGCCTTACCATTGAGGTGCGCAGCGTTTTGTTGCAGCAGGAGTTGGCCGAGCAGTGGCAGCAAACCCAGGCCCAGTTGCAAACCCAGCTGCTCGATGCCTCTACGCTGGCGCGCTACCTGGCCGCCCGCACCAACGGCGCCGCCTACTTCAGCGAAGACGTGCAGCAAACCGTGGTGCGCCGCCTCGATGACATCGCGCAGGTGCTGCGCCGGCAGTTAGCCGAAGTACACCGGCTCGCCAGCAAAGCGTAG
- a CDS encoding tetratricopeptide repeat protein: MRWNLTPYYSLRFTLCKLLVLMVGLGLALPAAAQRFSNPLAAVKPALQRKLIKEEYAEALTELNRLLQTDSLNPNYLYLRAECRMFFKEHEAALLDYNKAERFAPNDGLLLASRGAAFMHLRRFPEALTDLNHAAATHPRQPLVFLYRGVCRLYTNDLPGALLDLNKAVEFGPNEEEVWTYRCIVQMVAGRYTEAKFSSSEQIRRHPKDPCGYANRALLQLIANNTTQAQQDAEQALKLKPADEQLQLISAFVAEKSGQQAQAQQLYNELAAKATSKGWLYLERGDLHMQTGNITDATADWQRAADLGNSEAAQRISAGFQAPLTK, translated from the coding sequence ATGCGTTGGAATCTTACGCCCTATTATTCGCTACGTTTTACCCTATGCAAGCTGTTGGTGCTGATGGTCGGCCTAGGGCTTGCGTTGCCTGCCGCGGCTCAGCGCTTTTCGAATCCGCTGGCGGCTGTTAAACCGGCGCTGCAACGAAAGCTGATCAAAGAAGAATATGCCGAGGCCTTGACCGAGCTGAATCGGCTGTTGCAAACCGACAGCCTGAACCCCAATTATTTGTACTTGCGAGCCGAATGCCGAATGTTCTTCAAGGAACACGAAGCTGCTCTGCTCGACTATAACAAGGCCGAGCGTTTCGCCCCAAACGACGGGCTGCTGTTGGCCTCGCGTGGGGCTGCGTTCATGCATCTGCGGCGCTTTCCCGAAGCCCTGACCGATTTAAACCACGCTGCCGCTACGCATCCGAGGCAGCCGCTCGTTTTTCTGTACCGCGGGGTTTGCCGGCTGTATACCAACGACCTGCCCGGTGCATTGCTCGACCTGAACAAGGCCGTTGAATTTGGCCCCAACGAGGAGGAAGTTTGGACGTACCGCTGCATCGTGCAGATGGTTGCTGGCCGGTACACCGAGGCCAAGTTCAGCAGCTCCGAGCAAATCCGGCGTCATCCTAAAGACCCTTGCGGCTACGCCAACCGGGCCCTGTTGCAGCTGATTGCCAACAACACCACCCAAGCGCAACAAGATGCCGAACAAGCACTTAAGCTTAAGCCTGCCGATGAGCAGCTGCAGCTTATTAGTGCCTTTGTAGCCGAAAAGAGCGGCCAACAGGCTCAAGCGCAGCAACTCTACAATGAGCTAGCCGCCAAAGCAACCAGCAAAGGCTGGCTGTACCTCGAGCGCGGCGACTTACACATGCAAACCGGCAACATTACCGATGCTACTGCGGATTGGCAGCGTGCCGCCGACCTAGGCAATTCCGAAGCCGCTCAGCGTATCAGCGCCGGCTTTCAGGCTCCGCTTACCAAATAG
- a CDS encoding AAA family ATPase, whose amino-acid sequence MRRGLVVGKFAPLHLGHQYLLEAAAAQCDELHVWVYSNPDPGRMPAPVRAHWLETIYAQPQGPAIGATPLRIRYFRPETDDLPPNTASDYAHREWVRQRLAALGVRIDVVFSSEAYGPGFAAHLGAKHVLVDASRRQVPVSGTQVRADVYAQTHWLHPVVQAHFASPGYVQRVVLLGAESTGKSTLAAALGQHFGTRYVPEYGRTLWEEQQGHLAYDDLLRIAHRHRALEDEALPQARHWLFVDTNAITTLFYSYAYYGRAEPELHTLAEASRTRYQHTFVCAPDFPFEQDGTRAPAAAQAFHQAAVLVQLGLLGIPYIVLTGSVAERLSQVAAVLANEIFKEL is encoded by the coding sequence ATGCGCCGTGGCTTGGTAGTGGGCAAATTTGCCCCGTTGCACCTAGGGCACCAGTACCTGCTGGAGGCCGCGGCCGCCCAGTGCGACGAGCTGCACGTGTGGGTGTACTCAAACCCCGACCCTGGGCGCATGCCGGCCCCGGTGCGCGCCCACTGGCTCGAAACCATTTATGCCCAGCCGCAGGGCCCGGCCATTGGGGCTACGCCGCTGCGCATCAGGTACTTTCGGCCCGAAACAGACGATTTGCCGCCCAATACGGCCTCCGATTACGCGCACCGCGAATGGGTGCGGCAGCGGCTGGCGGCCCTAGGTGTGCGCATCGATGTGGTGTTCAGCAGCGAGGCCTACGGGCCGGGCTTTGCCGCGCACCTAGGGGCCAAGCACGTGTTGGTGGATGCCAGCCGGCGGCAAGTACCCGTTTCGGGTACGCAAGTGCGCGCCGATGTGTACGCCCAAACCCACTGGCTGCACCCCGTGGTGCAGGCCCATTTTGCCTCGCCCGGCTACGTGCAGCGCGTGGTACTGCTCGGGGCCGAGAGCACCGGCAAATCGACGCTGGCGGCGGCCCTGGGCCAGCACTTTGGCACCCGCTACGTGCCCGAGTACGGCCGCACGCTGTGGGAAGAGCAGCAAGGCCACTTGGCCTACGACGACCTGCTGCGCATTGCCCACCGCCACCGCGCGCTCGAAGACGAAGCCCTGCCGCAGGCCCGGCATTGGCTGTTCGTGGATACCAACGCCATTACCACGCTCTTCTACTCGTACGCCTACTACGGCCGCGCCGAACCGGAGCTGCACACCCTGGCCGAAGCCTCCCGCACGCGCTACCAGCACACCTTCGTGTGCGCCCCCGATTTTCCGTTCGAGCAGGATGGTACCCGGGCGCCGGCCGCGGCGCAGGCCTTCCACCAGGCGGCGGTACTGGTGCAGCTGGGCCTGCTCGGCATACCCTATATCGTGCTTACCGGCAGCGTTGCCGAGCGCCTGAGCCAGGTGGCGGCGGTACTTGCTAACGAAATATTTAAAGAGCTATAA
- a CDS encoding MATE family efflux transporter, which translates to MSLPAAEDETTAASLPAPPSGLARFVRGTLGSGVSVVARAGGALALNKLLAVYGGPGGLALLAHFQNLMALLTTLPNDGVHVGIVKYLAPRRPGSGAWRAWFGAGVGLNLLMLLLGFAALPVLRGALLDAFRPSGAWVLGLVAGITLLTVHAYLAAVLLAAQRLRAYIGLTVALSLFGPLAVAAALWAQWPVRWVLLAYLLAQGLTAVPTAWLCAHYGLLPGRPGLRISRAAVAGLGRYLVMALSVLLCSKALDFAVRDLLIARFSLAQTGLWQAVAKLSDNYTMVFSGVMGAVFYPRVAALAGSPTEQRAFVRAVFGLLTVVLAAGFAVLWLLRDWLLPLLFDARFAAARELLAPQLLGDWAKLLAWTLLYLLLAQARAMRYVLVQCASAALYAGLLVLLLPWWGLYGAPLAHALRFGAVLVCCLLYFRRYFRR; encoded by the coding sequence ATGAGCCTGCCCGCCGCCGAAGACGAAACCACCGCCGCTAGCCTGCCCGCGCCGCCCAGCGGCCTTGCGCGGTTTGTGCGCGGCACGCTGGGCTCGGGCGTTTCGGTGGTGGCCCGGGCCGGTGGGGCGCTGGCGCTCAACAAGTTGCTGGCGGTGTACGGCGGCCCGGGCGGGCTCGCGCTGCTGGCGCACTTCCAAAACCTGATGGCCCTGCTCACCACGCTGCCCAACGACGGCGTGCACGTAGGCATCGTGAAGTACCTGGCGCCCCGGCGGCCCGGCTCCGGCGCCTGGCGGGCGTGGTTTGGGGCGGGGGTAGGGCTGAATTTGCTCATGCTGCTGCTGGGCTTTGCGGCCCTGCCGGTGCTGCGCGGTGCCCTGCTCGATGCTTTTCGGCCAAGCGGGGCCTGGGTGCTGGGGCTCGTGGCCGGCATCACGCTGCTCACCGTGCATGCCTACCTGGCGGCGGTGCTGCTGGCGGCGCAGCGGCTGCGGGCCTACATCGGCCTCACGGTAGCGCTCAGCTTGTTCGGGCCCTTGGCGGTGGCCGCGGCGCTGTGGGCCCAGTGGCCGGTGCGCTGGGTGTTGCTGGCTTACCTGCTGGCCCAGGGGCTCACGGCCGTACCCACGGCCTGGCTGTGCGCGCACTACGGCTTGCTGCCTGGCCGGCCTGGGTTGCGCATCAGCCGAGCGGCGGTAGCCGGGCTCGGCCGGTATCTGGTAATGGCCCTGAGCGTATTGCTGTGCAGCAAAGCCCTCGATTTTGCCGTGCGCGATTTGCTGATTGCCCGCTTCAGCCTGGCTCAAACCGGCCTGTGGCAAGCCGTAGCCAAGCTCTCCGACAACTACACCATGGTATTTTCGGGCGTAATGGGCGCCGTGTTCTACCCCCGCGTGGCGGCGCTGGCCGGGAGCCCCACCGAGCAGCGCGCATTTGTGCGGGCAGTATTCGGCTTGCTGACGGTGGTGCTGGCGGCAGGCTTTGCCGTGCTCTGGCTGCTGCGCGATTGGCTGTTGCCGCTGTTGTTCGACGCGCGCTTTGCCGCTGCCCGCGAGCTGCTGGCCCCGCAGCTGCTCGGCGATTGGGCCAAGCTCCTGGCCTGGACGCTCCTGTACCTCTTGCTGGCCCAGGCCCGCGCCATGCGCTACGTGCTGGTGCAATGCGCTTCGGCGGCGCTTTACGCGGGTTTGCTGGTGCTGCTGCTGCCGTGGTGGGGGCTGTATGGCGCGCCGCTGGCCCACGCGCTGCGCTTTGGCGCGGTGCTGGTGTGCTGCCTGCTGTACTTTCGGCGGTATTTTCGTCGCTGA
- a CDS encoding glycosyltransferase family 2 protein, producing the protein MPTVPLAPPAATVPPLVTIVALCHNHARFLAPALDSIAAQTYPHLEVWLVDDASTDGSPEVLRRYAARHPHWHLLLLPRNVGNCQAFNQALRQSRGAYVIDFATDDVLLPERVARQVAFMQAQGPRCGVAYHDCELIDEQGQHVRYHFRRDAAGRPVHPVPAAGDVFAEVLRRYFISTPTMMFSRPMLDDLGGYDETLAYEDFDLWVRAARNWAFGFQDEVLTQKRLHPQSMSRKAYRPHDPYVASTIRVCKKALALCRTPHELAALATRLRWELRQAVRFGRGPEARQLFRLLRQTKQAKPLDYAIGVLGFLLK; encoded by the coding sequence GTGCCTACCGTCCCGCTCGCCCCGCCCGCCGCCACCGTGCCGCCCCTGGTTACCATCGTGGCCTTGTGCCACAACCACGCGCGCTTTCTGGCCCCGGCCCTCGACTCCATAGCCGCCCAAACCTACCCGCACCTGGAGGTGTGGCTGGTCGACGACGCCAGCACCGACGGCAGCCCCGAGGTGCTGCGCCGCTACGCCGCCCGCCACCCGCATTGGCACCTGCTGCTGCTGCCCCGCAACGTGGGCAATTGCCAGGCTTTCAACCAGGCGCTGCGCCAAAGCCGCGGGGCGTACGTGATTGATTTTGCCACCGACGACGTGCTGCTGCCCGAGCGCGTGGCCCGGCAGGTAGCCTTTATGCAGGCGCAAGGCCCTAGGTGCGGCGTGGCCTACCACGATTGTGAGCTGATTGACGAGCAGGGCCAGCACGTGCGCTACCACTTCCGGCGCGATGCCGCCGGGCGCCCCGTGCACCCCGTACCCGCCGCCGGCGACGTGTTTGCCGAGGTGCTGCGCCGCTACTTCATCAGCACGCCCACCATGATGTTCAGCCGCCCGATGCTCGACGACCTAGGGGGCTACGACGAGACGCTGGCCTACGAGGATTTCGACCTGTGGGTGCGGGCCGCGCGCAACTGGGCGTTTGGGTTTCAGGACGAAGTGCTGACCCAAAAGCGGCTGCACCCGCAGTCGATGTCGCGCAAGGCCTACCGCCCCCACGACCCGTACGTGGCCTCCACCATTCGGGTGTGCAAGAAGGCGCTGGCCCTGTGCCGCACCCCCCACGAGCTGGCCGCCTTGGCCACGCGTTTGCGCTGGGAGCTGCGCCAGGCTGTGCGCTTCGGCCGCGGCCCCGAGGCCCGCCAACTGTTCCGGCTACTCCGCCAAACCAAGCAAGCCAAACCCCTCGATTACGCCATTGGGGTATTGGGCTTTCTATTGAAGTAA
- the corA gene encoding magnesium/cobalt transporter CorA, producing MSDLNAANPHPATSGTFANTAAPPPPAADDDEEVDQTTSVADRDATRQAHMKGVGARPGTLTVSDEALPPRLFLMSYDTGSYDECECASYDELLQRFRSQPERRHWIDVRGYGDVELMRRIMQDFSLHPLQMEDVLGDYQRAKVEVNEDGRLFLVSRMTEFSQQLEIDDDQLSLFTGPNYVLSFQDDYEDCLDSVRQRIRSGYSQIKQRPPLYLAYALTDVVLDHYYPTMAAIGDYIEELENVILRGRPNKRLLARILQIKKDIVRFRRLVYPEREKIAELLRMPDEIVSEDMKVFFRDCYDHAIQALDLTESYRESVSSLIDLYMSDQSNRMNEVMKVLTIISSIFIPLSFVVGLYGMNFQRENPNGGINPLNMPELYHPLGYPVLLGILLIIVSGQLIYFYRKGWLSN from the coding sequence ATGTCTGATTTGAACGCGGCCAATCCGCACCCCGCCACCTCCGGCACGTTTGCCAACACCGCTGCCCCGCCCCCGCCAGCCGCCGATGACGACGAGGAAGTCGACCAAACCACCAGCGTAGCCGACCGCGACGCCACCCGGCAGGCGCACATGAAAGGCGTGGGCGCCCGCCCGGGCACCCTCACGGTATCGGACGAGGCGCTGCCGCCTAGGTTGTTTTTGATGAGCTACGACACGGGCAGCTACGACGAATGCGAGTGCGCCAGCTACGACGAGCTGCTGCAACGCTTCCGGAGCCAGCCCGAGCGCCGCCACTGGATTGACGTGCGCGGCTACGGCGACGTGGAGCTGATGCGCCGCATCATGCAGGATTTCAGCCTGCACCCGCTGCAAATGGAAGACGTACTGGGCGACTACCAGCGCGCCAAAGTGGAGGTGAACGAAGACGGCCGCTTGTTCCTGGTGTCGCGCATGACGGAGTTCTCGCAGCAACTCGAAATCGACGACGACCAGCTGAGCCTGTTCACGGGGCCCAACTACGTGCTCTCGTTTCAGGACGACTACGAAGACTGCCTCGACTCGGTGCGGCAGCGCATTCGCTCGGGCTACAGCCAGATAAAGCAGCGCCCCCCGCTGTACCTCGCCTACGCCCTCACCGACGTGGTGCTCGACCACTACTACCCCACCATGGCCGCCATCGGCGACTACATTGAGGAGCTGGAAAACGTGATTTTGCGCGGGCGCCCCAACAAGCGCCTGCTGGCCCGCATCCTGCAGATCAAGAAGGATATCGTGCGCTTCCGGCGCCTGGTGTACCCCGAGCGCGAAAAAATTGCCGAGCTGCTGCGCATGCCCGACGAGATAGTGTCGGAGGACATGAAGGTGTTTTTCCGCGACTGCTACGACCACGCCATCCAGGCCCTCGACCTCACCGAGAGCTACCGCGAATCCGTATCGAGCCTCATCGACCTGTACATGTCGGACCAGAGCAACCGCATGAACGAGGTAATGAAGGTGCTTACCATCATCAGCAGCATCTTCATCCCGCTGAGTTTTGTGGTGGGTTTGTACGGCATGAATTTCCAGCGCGAAAACCCCAACGGCGGCATCAACCCCCTGAACATGCCCGAGCTGTACCACCCGCTGGGCTACCCGGTGCTGCTGGGTATTTTGCTGATTATCGTTTCGGGCCAGCTCATTTACTTCTACAGAAAAGGCTGGCTAAGCAATTGA
- a CDS encoding carboxypeptidase-like regulatory domain-containing protein → MKVDYEPNNTEQQADFDEEASLDSGNRKLGMIAGAVVLMIGAAIAFVPAENRERIANGQMPSFELMGASVVGTREAEKPAEAPKAETEEEADKAVASKTPLKPVVRPKTAAVAAQPGAPATEVAAPAVEAEPVAAPEPAAPVVEEAPRTVTLAGRVLDENGRPLAGATVYVKATRKVVSTDQNGKYAVEVPAGDNTLVYGYGGYEDQEMRSRSDQAMNVTLVPSEKSTRRRR, encoded by the coding sequence ATGAAAGTTGATTACGAACCAAATAATACCGAGCAGCAAGCTGATTTCGACGAGGAGGCCTCGTTGGATTCGGGCAACCGCAAGCTCGGGATGATAGCCGGCGCAGTAGTGCTGATGATTGGCGCCGCTATTGCCTTTGTACCGGCCGAAAACCGCGAGCGTATCGCCAACGGCCAAATGCCCTCGTTCGAGCTGATGGGCGCGAGCGTAGTGGGCACCCGCGAAGCCGAAAAGCCCGCCGAAGCACCAAAGGCGGAAACCGAGGAGGAAGCCGACAAAGCCGTGGCTTCCAAAACCCCGCTAAAGCCGGTGGTTCGGCCCAAAACGGCTGCTGTGGCAGCCCAGCCAGGCGCTCCGGCAACTGAGGTAGCTGCTCCGGCGGTAGAGGCCGAGCCCGTGGCCGCCCCCGAGCCCGCTGCTCCAGTGGTTGAAGAAGCCCCCCGCACCGTTACGCTGGCCGGCCGCGTGCTGGATGAGAACGGCCGCCCCCTGGCCGGGGCCACGGTGTATGTGAAAGCCACGCGCAAGGTGGTGAGCACCGACCAGAACGGGAAGTACGCCGTGGAGGTACCCGCCGGCGACAACACGCTGGTGTACGGCTACGGCGGCTACGAAGACCAGGAAATGCGCAGCCGCTCCGATCAGGCCATGAACGTAACCCTGGTACCGAGCGAGAAATCGACCCGCCGTCGGCGCTAA
- a CDS encoding APC family permease, producing MSEQQGHFQRAIGLFDAIMIVTGSMIGSGIFIVSADIGRQVGSSGWLLVVWLLTGVITLAGAVSYGELASMFPKVGGQYVYLKEAYNKLIAFLYGWSLFLVIQTGVIAAVAVAFAKFTGVLVPWFSVKNVLFSAGPVSLPLIGDYTFEFSSVQLLAILLIVGITAINARGVRAGKLIQNVLGSTKLVALALLILGGLTLGLNAEAVQANFSNMWQQMSFPPPGESWLPRSLSTGGLVVAIGMAMTGSLFSSDSWNNIGFAGEEIKNPERTLVRSMAIGTAIVTALYILSNVVYLLVLPLQGSPDATTIAGRGIMYATDDRVATAVAEHVLGPSGAVVLAVLIMLSTFGANNGIILSGARAYFAMAKDGLFFPGLARLNAAGVPARALWAQCLWACLLCLSGSYGQLLNYVMFSVILFYVITIVGIFVLRRTRPEAPRPYRAWGYPVLPAIYVLLASMFCLILLFAEPTAEFSRRGLLLVALGVPVYFFFGHRFAGTATEKAKEKTTT from the coding sequence ATGAGCGAACAACAAGGCCACTTTCAGCGGGCCATCGGGCTGTTTGATGCCATTATGATTGTAACCGGCAGCATGATCGGCTCCGGTATTTTTATTGTTTCGGCCGACATCGGCCGGCAGGTTGGCTCCAGCGGCTGGCTGCTGGTGGTGTGGCTGCTTACGGGCGTTATCACGCTGGCCGGGGCCGTGAGCTACGGCGAGCTGGCCTCCATGTTCCCCAAAGTGGGCGGCCAGTACGTGTACCTCAAAGAAGCCTACAATAAGCTAATTGCCTTTCTCTATGGCTGGTCGCTCTTTCTGGTGATTCAGACCGGGGTAATTGCCGCGGTAGCCGTGGCGTTTGCCAAGTTCACGGGGGTGCTTGTGCCATGGTTCAGCGTGAAAAACGTGCTGTTCAGCGCCGGCCCCGTGTCGTTGCCGCTCATCGGCGACTACACCTTCGAGTTCAGCAGCGTGCAGTTGCTGGCTATTCTGCTGATTGTGGGCATCACGGCCATCAACGCCCGGGGCGTGCGGGCCGGCAAGCTCATCCAGAACGTGCTGGGCAGCACCAAGCTGGTGGCGCTGGCGCTGCTGATTTTGGGCGGCCTCACGCTGGGGCTGAACGCCGAAGCCGTGCAGGCCAACTTCTCGAACATGTGGCAGCAAATGAGCTTTCCGCCCCCCGGCGAAAGCTGGCTCCCTAGGTCGCTGAGCACGGGCGGGCTGGTGGTGGCCATCGGCATGGCCATGACGGGCTCCCTGTTCTCCTCCGACTCCTGGAACAACATCGGTTTCGCGGGCGAAGAAATCAAGAACCCCGAGCGCACGCTGGTGCGCAGCATGGCCATCGGCACGGCCATCGTAACGGCGCTCTACATCCTCTCGAACGTGGTGTACCTGCTGGTGCTGCCGCTGCAAGGCTCGCCCGATGCCACCACCATTGCCGGCCGCGGCATTATGTACGCCACCGACGACCGCGTGGCCACCGCCGTGGCCGAGCACGTGCTGGGCCCCTCGGGCGCGGTGGTGCTGGCGGTGCTCATCATGCTCAGCACGTTCGGGGCCAACAACGGCATCATCCTGTCGGGGGCCCGCGCCTACTTTGCCATGGCCAAAGACGGGCTGTTTTTCCCCGGCCTGGCTCGCCTGAACGCGGCCGGCGTGCCTGCCCGCGCCCTGTGGGCCCAGTGCCTGTGGGCCTGCCTGCTGTGCCTGAGCGGCTCGTACGGGCAGTTGCTGAACTACGTGATGTTCTCGGTGATCCTGTTCTACGTCATCACCATCGTGGGCATTTTTGTGCTGCGCCGCACGCGGCCCGAGGCCCCGCGCCCCTACCGCGCCTGGGGCTACCCGGTGCTGCCGGCCATTTATGTGCTGCTGGCCAGCATGTTCTGCCTGATTTTGCTGTTTGCCGAGCCTACCGCCGAATTCTCGCGGCGCGGGCTGCTGCTTGTGGCTTTGGGCGTGCCGGTGTACTTCTTCTTCGGGCACCGCTTTGCGGGCACCGCCACCGAAAAGGCCAAGGAGAAAACCACCACCTAG
- a CDS encoding TIGR04282 family arsenosugar biosynthesis glycosyltransferase — MAPAAAAPDHLLVFARYPELGKVKTRLAAHLGDAAALDAYQQLLSHTRAVAQPLPGSRTLWLAAAPPTGAAPLWPDWPQRVQPPLPDLGQRMEHAFTQAFAAGAGRVVIIGTDCPGLQTRHLQEAFALLHTHEVVLGPAHDGGYYLLGMRQLRPELFGGIRWSTDTVLRDTLQIAHRLRLQVAQLPPLHDVDTAADWHAWQQRP; from the coding sequence ATGGCCCCTGCCGCTGCCGCGCCCGACCACCTGCTGGTGTTTGCCCGTTACCCCGAGCTGGGCAAAGTAAAAACCCGGCTGGCCGCCCACTTAGGCGATGCCGCCGCCCTCGATGCCTACCAGCAACTGCTAAGCCACACCCGCGCCGTAGCCCAGCCTTTGCCCGGCAGCCGTACGCTGTGGCTGGCCGCCGCGCCGCCCACGGGCGCCGCCCCGCTGTGGCCCGATTGGCCCCAACGCGTGCAGCCCCCGCTACCCGACCTAGGGCAGCGGATGGAGCACGCCTTTACGCAGGCCTTTGCCGCGGGCGCCGGGCGGGTGGTCATCATCGGCACCGATTGCCCGGGCCTGCAAACCCGGCACTTGCAGGAGGCATTTGCCCTTTTGCACACGCACGAGGTAGTGCTGGGCCCCGCCCACGACGGCGGCTACTACCTGCTGGGCATGCGGCAGTTACGGCCCGAGCTCTTCGGTGGCATCCGGTGGAGTACCGATACCGTGCTGCGCGACACCTTGCAGATTGCCCACCGCCTCCGGCTGCAAGTAGCGCAGCTGCCCCCGCTGCACGACGTGGACACCGCCGCCGACTGGCATGCCTGGCAGCAGCGCCCCTAG
- a CDS encoding GNAT family N-acetyltransferase, giving the protein MTEMPFSDVSAAAVSGEVCALRSGNGRYHLRWQAQPVPALPLADELYLYVQPTQLAQPNAAGQRLLVLLEDHHLTQTVGWWPVLIGPDAVARSPWQAPFGGPQLLRPDVPAGVLDEWLTLGHLGLAARGARQLVQRLAPFAYEPRTMGPLVAALQRTGNRVSLAEIDSYLPLDQAYEARLHPSERRRLHKCLRHGFRVEQEPPLLLPLAYEFLRRCREEKGQALSLTQEQLLDLFRRFPREYLLFSVRDAAGEWVALTVAVLAGRGVLYNFYPASPLQYNSFSPVVLLNAGLHAFAQASGLRLLDLGTSTLPTGLNESLLRFKRHLGGVPSLKLTLEREL; this is encoded by the coding sequence GTGACTGAAATGCCCTTCTCCGACGTGTCTGCTGCTGCCGTTTCGGGCGAGGTGTGCGCGTTGCGGAGCGGCAACGGCCGCTACCACCTGCGCTGGCAAGCCCAGCCAGTGCCCGCGCTGCCCCTGGCCGATGAGCTGTACCTGTACGTGCAGCCAACCCAACTAGCGCAACCCAACGCGGCGGGGCAACGGCTGCTGGTGCTGCTCGAAGACCACCACCTGACCCAAACCGTGGGCTGGTGGCCAGTGCTTATCGGCCCCGATGCCGTGGCGCGCAGCCCCTGGCAGGCGCCCTTTGGCGGCCCGCAGCTGTTGCGCCCCGATGTACCCGCCGGGGTGCTCGACGAGTGGCTGACGCTCGGGCACCTAGGGCTGGCCGCCCGCGGCGCGCGGCAGCTGGTGCAGCGCCTGGCGCCCTTTGCCTACGAGCCCCGCACCATGGGGCCACTGGTGGCAGCCCTGCAGCGTACCGGCAACCGCGTAAGTCTGGCCGAAATCGACAGCTACCTGCCGCTGGATCAGGCTTACGAGGCGCGGCTGCACCCCTCGGAGCGCCGCCGCCTGCACAAGTGCCTGCGCCACGGGTTTCGGGTGGAGCAGGAGCCCCCGCTGCTGCTGCCGCTGGCCTACGAGTTTCTCAGGCGCTGCCGCGAGGAAAAAGGCCAGGCGCTTTCGCTCACGCAGGAGCAGCTCCTCGACTTGTTTCGGCGCTTTCCGCGCGAGTACCTGCTGTTTTCGGTGCGCGATGCCGCCGGCGAGTGGGTAGCCCTCACGGTGGCCGTACTGGCGGGCCGCGGCGTGCTCTACAACTTTTACCCGGCCAGCCCGCTGCAGTACAACTCGTTTAGCCCGGTGGTGTTGCTGAACGCCGGGCTGCATGCCTTTGCCCAAGCCAGCGGCCTGCGCCTGCTCGACCTAGGCACTTCCACGCTGCCCACCGGGCTCAACGAATCGTTGCTGCGGTTTAAGCGCCACCTAGGCGGCGTGCCAAGCCTGAAGCTTACGCTGGAGCGGGAGCTTTGA
- a CDS encoding peroxiredoxin codes for MLQIGDAAPDFTLKTTDGANFTLSAQRGRAVVLYFYPKDDTPGCTAQACSFRDQYQDFQDLGAEVVGISSDSEASHQKFTQKHRLPFPLLADAGGRVRKLYEVPRAMLGLLPGRVTFVIDAAGKVRYIFNSMSRATDHVAEAKRVLQELQPAR; via the coding sequence ATGTTGCAAATAGGCGACGCTGCCCCCGATTTCACGCTGAAAACCACCGACGGCGCCAACTTTACCCTGAGTGCCCAACGGGGCCGGGCCGTGGTGCTCTATTTCTACCCCAAAGACGACACGCCCGGCTGCACGGCCCAGGCCTGCTCGTTCCGCGACCAGTACCAGGACTTTCAGGACCTAGGGGCGGAAGTAGTCGGCATCAGCTCCGACTCCGAAGCCTCGCACCAGAAGTTCACCCAAAAGCACCGCCTGCCCTTTCCGCTGCTTGCCGACGCAGGCGGCCGCGTGCGCAAGCTCTACGAGGTGCCCCGGGCCATGCTGGGCCTGTTGCCGGGCCGCGTCACGTTCGTAATCGACGCCGCGGGCAAAGTGCGCTACATCTTCAACTCGATGAGCCGCGCTACCGACCACGTGGCCGAGGCCAAGCGGGTATTGCAGGAGTTACAACCGGCCCGCTAA